In Synechococcus sp. A18-25c, a single window of DNA contains:
- the gluQRS gene encoding tRNA glutamyl-Q(34) synthetase GluQRS — translation MDFPDHLQALFEQGYRARQQGYRGRFAPTPSGPLHLGNLRTALISWLHAHLQGGEWLLRIDDLDTPRIRAGAIASAQEDLRWLGLLWDGPVLIQSQRRGLYGSVLSALRRAELLYPCRCSRRQLGPGRRYPGTCRHQFRGWDSQNGRLPSWRLKVLAADETQCGDLVLRRADGFIAYHLATAVDELALGITDVVRGDDLAPVCRAQRAVIAVLDQSPPRYQHVPLLCDAEGQKLSKREHAQGLAPLRDQGWTAEQVLGRLAASLTLVPEGCALSATELLEHLRQQPRLLQHCIQSLDS, via the coding sequence GTGGACTTCCCCGACCATCTTCAGGCCCTGTTCGAGCAGGGATACCGCGCGCGTCAGCAGGGCTATCGCGGCCGGTTTGCTCCGACACCCTCTGGTCCCCTGCATCTGGGCAACCTGCGCACGGCACTGATCTCCTGGCTCCATGCCCATCTGCAGGGTGGGGAGTGGTTGCTGCGCATCGATGATCTCGATACCCCGCGCATCCGTGCCGGGGCGATTGCTTCAGCGCAGGAGGATCTGCGTTGGCTGGGTTTGCTTTGGGATGGACCGGTTCTGATCCAGAGTCAGCGTCGGGGCCTTTACGGCAGTGTGCTCTCAGCCTTGCGGCGGGCCGAGCTGCTCTATCCCTGCCGCTGCAGTCGCCGCCAGCTCGGGCCGGGTCGGCGCTATCCCGGCACCTGCCGTCACCAGTTCCGCGGTTGGGATTCGCAGAACGGGCGCCTACCATCCTGGCGGCTGAAGGTGCTGGCGGCTGACGAGACCCAGTGTGGCGACCTTGTGCTGCGTCGAGCCGATGGATTCATCGCTTATCACCTCGCCACAGCCGTCGATGAATTGGCGCTTGGCATCACCGATGTGGTGCGTGGTGACGATCTTGCTCCGGTGTGCCGTGCCCAGCGGGCGGTGATTGCCGTGTTGGACCAAAGCCCACCGCGCTACCAACATGTGCCGTTGCTTTGTGATGCTGAAGGCCAGAAGCTGTCCAAGCGTGAGCATGCCCAGGGGCTGGCGCCGTTGCGAGACCAGGGCTGGACTGCAGAACAGGTGCTGGGTCGTCTGGCCGCGTCACTGACCCTGGTCCCTGAGGGATGTGCGCTGTCGGCCACTGAGCTGCTCGAGCACCTTCGGCAACAGCCGCGCTTGCTGCAGCACTGCATCCAATCCTTGGATTCTTAA
- a CDS encoding MBL fold metallo-hydrolase produces MTSALESGRPPQQIRPDLWLFPPNRDCRGGSSWWVDVDPEPVLIDCPPLTEATLMALQALAAGRRARILLTSREGHGRLRRLQERVNWPVLVQEQEAYLLPGVQELDLFADEATTASGLRLLWTPGPTPGHAVVHAPGPLDVLFCGRLLVPVASDRLAPLQHRRTFHWPRQQRSLERLRQWLPAKAAPALASGAGLGALRGGRLAPFSSWVEADPSKPDFF; encoded by the coding sequence ATGACCTCCGCTCTGGAGTCGGGCCGTCCGCCCCAGCAGATCCGGCCGGACCTCTGGTTGTTTCCCCCCAACCGCGACTGCCGTGGCGGCTCCTCTTGGTGGGTGGATGTGGATCCGGAACCGGTGCTGATCGACTGCCCGCCGTTGACTGAGGCCACCCTCATGGCCTTGCAGGCGTTGGCGGCGGGACGCCGAGCTCGCATCTTGCTCACCAGCCGGGAAGGTCATGGCCGCCTGCGGCGTTTGCAAGAGCGTGTGAATTGGCCTGTGCTGGTTCAGGAGCAGGAGGCCTACCTCCTGCCCGGCGTTCAGGAGCTCGACCTCTTCGCCGACGAAGCGACCACTGCCTCCGGTTTGCGCCTGCTGTGGACCCCTGGACCGACCCCAGGCCATGCCGTTGTGCATGCGCCTGGGCCTTTGGATGTGCTGTTCTGCGGACGTTTGCTTGTTCCTGTCGCATCGGATCGTCTCGCTCCGCTGCAGCATCGGCGCACCTTTCACTGGCCGCGGCAGCAGCGAAGTCTGGAACGTCTCCGCCAATGGCTTCCCGCAAAAGCCGCGCCAGCACTAGCTTCTGGTGCGGGGCTTGGAGCGCTGCGGGGCGGTCGTCTGGCGCCGTTCAGCAGTTGGGTCGAGGCCGATCCGTCAAAACCGGACTTTTTTTGA
- a CDS encoding HU family DNA-binding protein — MNKADLVNLVAARTELTKTDVSLVVDAAIETIIDSVVEGKKVSILGFGSFEPRERSARQGLNPKTGEKIKIPAKRVPAFTAGKMFKDRVQG; from the coding sequence ATGAACAAAGCCGATCTCGTCAATCTGGTTGCAGCCCGCACTGAGCTCACCAAGACCGACGTGTCCCTGGTGGTAGACGCCGCCATCGAGACCATTATTGATTCCGTTGTCGAGGGCAAGAAGGTGTCCATCCTCGGCTTCGGCTCCTTCGAGCCCCGTGAGCGTTCCGCCCGTCAGGGTCTGAACCCCAAGACCGGTGAGAAGATCAAGATTCCCGCCAAGCGCGTGCCTGCCTTCACCGCCGGCAAGATGTTCAAGGATCGCGTGCAGGGCTGA
- a CDS encoding glycogen-debranching protein: MSTILRGRPWPLGSSLSELGVNFSVAAPGANRVELLLFESGEAASPCEVIDLEGDRHRSGDYWHVELPGLQAGCCYGYRVFGALAPGGHGFHPGKVLLDPCARAIDGWSVYERGAATGASPNTDCCLKGVVCERNRFDFDAHPRPRHSWQNTVVYELHVGGFTKAEDSGVAAEHRGSLLGVIDKIPYLKSLGVTTIELLPVQAFDPQDAPPGRDNVWGYSPLSWFAPHQGYVCGDDPLLARDQMRALVAACHDAGLEVLLDVVYNHTTEGNSQGPTLSWRGFADRTYYHQNDKGQYLDVSGCGNSIAAHQPISRELILESLRCWALELGVDGFRFDLGIALSRGEGLKPLDKPALFEAMEADPLLSELKLVSEPWDCGGLYRLNDFPAQRIGTWNGRFRDALRSFWKGDDDSTWALAQRLRSSPDLYDGKAASLGRSINLLTAHDGFTLLDLVSFNGKHNLANGEDNRDGENHNTSWNHGVEGPTSDPAIRALRKRQQRNLLTTLLFARGVPMLLMGDEVGRSQGGNNNTWCQDTPLSWMIWSETHCDKALLTYAQRLLKVRSQLAELINPLVAHSEPPPPPAPSADTPETPESPEPRLSEPEGLWRQWHGVELNKPDWASWSHCLAYSVQRGSEGAALWIGFNAYFKAMHFDLPEPSSPWCRLIDTALTAGEDLPTALEPWSPKGVPLEARSLVVMVARDEAAKLKL; encoded by the coding sequence TTGAGCACGATCCTGCGCGGCAGACCCTGGCCCCTGGGCAGCAGCTTGAGTGAGCTGGGCGTGAATTTTTCGGTGGCGGCACCGGGCGCCAATCGGGTGGAACTGCTGTTGTTCGAGTCTGGTGAAGCCGCCAGCCCCTGCGAGGTGATCGATCTGGAAGGCGATCGGCACCGCTCGGGTGATTACTGGCATGTGGAATTGCCAGGACTGCAGGCCGGCTGCTGCTACGGCTACCGAGTGTTCGGTGCTCTGGCCCCCGGCGGACATGGCTTCCACCCCGGCAAGGTGCTGCTCGACCCCTGCGCCCGAGCGATTGACGGCTGGTCGGTGTACGAACGTGGCGCCGCCACTGGAGCGTCGCCCAACACCGACTGCTGCCTGAAGGGTGTGGTGTGTGAACGGAATCGCTTCGACTTCGATGCGCATCCGCGACCGCGGCACAGCTGGCAGAACACGGTGGTTTATGAGCTGCACGTGGGCGGCTTCACCAAGGCGGAAGACAGCGGCGTCGCTGCGGAGCATCGCGGCAGCCTGCTGGGGGTGATCGATAAGATCCCCTACCTGAAGAGCCTGGGCGTCACCACGATCGAATTGCTGCCAGTGCAGGCCTTCGACCCCCAGGACGCCCCTCCCGGACGTGACAACGTATGGGGCTACAGCCCGCTGAGCTGGTTCGCACCGCATCAGGGCTATGTGTGTGGTGACGACCCACTGCTGGCCCGCGACCAGATGCGGGCCCTGGTGGCGGCCTGCCATGACGCCGGGCTGGAGGTGCTTCTGGATGTGGTTTACAACCACACCACCGAGGGCAACAGCCAGGGCCCCACCTTGAGTTGGCGGGGCTTCGCCGACCGCACGTACTACCACCAGAACGACAAGGGTCAGTATTTAGATGTCAGCGGCTGCGGCAATTCGATTGCGGCCCACCAACCCATCAGCCGTGAGCTGATCCTGGAGTCGCTGCGCTGCTGGGCTCTGGAACTGGGGGTGGATGGCTTCCGTTTCGATCTCGGCATTGCTCTGAGCCGTGGCGAAGGGCTCAAACCGCTGGACAAACCGGCCTTGTTTGAAGCAATGGAAGCCGACCCCTTGCTGAGCGAACTGAAGCTGGTGAGCGAACCGTGGGACTGCGGCGGCCTCTACCGGCTCAATGACTTCCCAGCCCAACGCATCGGCACCTGGAACGGTCGGTTCCGCGATGCGCTGCGCAGCTTCTGGAAAGGTGATGACGACAGCACCTGGGCCCTGGCGCAGCGACTGCGCAGCAGCCCGGATCTCTACGACGGCAAAGCGGCGAGCCTTGGGCGTTCGATCAACCTGCTCACCGCCCATGACGGCTTCACGCTGCTCGATCTGGTGAGCTTCAACGGCAAGCACAACCTGGCCAACGGCGAGGACAACCGCGACGGGGAAAACCACAACACCAGCTGGAACCATGGCGTGGAGGGTCCCACCAGCGACCCGGCGATCCGGGCGCTGCGCAAGCGCCAGCAGCGCAATCTGCTCACCACGCTGCTGTTCGCACGGGGCGTCCCGATGCTGTTGATGGGCGATGAAGTGGGCCGCAGCCAGGGCGGTAACAACAACACCTGGTGTCAGGACACCCCCTTGAGCTGGATGATCTGGTCGGAAACCCACTGCGATAAAGCTCTGCTGACCTATGCCCAGAGGCTGCTGAAGGTGCGCTCCCAGCTGGCGGAGCTGATCAATCCCCTCGTGGCCCACAGCGAGCCGCCGCCACCGCCGGCACCATCCGCGGACACGCCCGAAACGCCCGAATCGCCCGAACCACGTCTCAGTGAGCCAGAGGGGCTGTGGCGCCAATGGCATGGCGTAGAACTGAACAAACCGGATTGGGCCAGTTGGTCCCACTGCCTGGCCTACAGCGTGCAAAGGGGCAGCGAAGGGGCAGCACTTTGGATTGGATTCAACGCCTACTTCAAGGCGATGCACTTCGATCTGCCCGAGCCGTCATCACCTTGGTGCCGACTCATCGATACCGCCCTCACCGCTGGCGAAGACTTGCCGACTGCCCTGGAACCTTGGAGCCCCAAGGGTGTGCCGCTGGAGGCCCGAAGCCTGGTGGTGATGGTGGCCCGCGATGAGGCCGCCAAACTCAAGCTCTGA